One Kazachstania africana CBS 2517 chromosome 9, complete genome genomic region harbors:
- the BDH2 gene encoding putative dehydrogenase BDH2 (similar to Saccharomyces cerevisiae BDH2 (YAL061W); ancestral locus Anc_7.2), translating to MRALAYFAKGDIHFTKDLVEPKISTPDELILEINYCGICGTDLHEYIDGPIFFPEDGETNELSGSGLPQAMGHEIAGTVVKIGPKVTKFKVGDHVVVQPNGTCKDRYRWPHSPHVNKPWCSACKKGHYNVCSNLGLIGNGVQSGGCAERMCINESHCFKVPKDMPMDIAALIQPIAVSWHAIKVARFKRGGSVLVIGGGPIGLCTLLALQGHGCSDIVVSEPAKVRRELAERMGATTYDPSQHNTEKNIQNLRKMILGGDGFDYVFDNSGTPETLETAIECLTVRGTAVNVAMWPPHKRVEFSPMAVTKEEKIYTGSMCYTQFDFEGVIDAFERGLIDKDIARHMITAKVPIEDGLEDAILRLITHKEQTIKLLLTPNLHGELDS from the coding sequence ATGAGAGCTCTAGCATATTTTGCTAAAGGTGATATTCATTTCACCAAGGATCTAGTTGAGCCAAAAATTAGTACCCCAGATGAGTTAATTCTAGAAATTAATTACTGTGGTATATGTGGTACGGATCTACACGAATACATTGATGGACCAATTTTCTTCCCAGAGGATGGCGAAACAAATGAGTTAAGTGGTTCAGGTTTACCACAGGCCATGGGCCATGAAATTGCTGGTACTGTTGTGAAAATCGGCCCTAAAGTAACCAAGTTCAAAGTCGGTGATCATGTAGTCGTGCAACCTAACGGTACTTGTAAAGATAGATATCGCTGGCCACACTCTCCTCATGTGAACAAACCGTGGTGTTCAGCTTGTAAGAAGGGTCACTACAACGTATGTTCTAATTTAGGTTTAATTGGTAATGGTGTCCAAAGCGGAGGCTGTGCTGAAAGGATGTGTATAAATGAGTCGCATTGTTTCAAGGTGCCTAAGGATATGCCTATGGATATTGCAGCTTTGATCCAACCAATTGCAGTTTCATGGCATGCTATCAAAGTTGCTCGATTCAAAAGAGGTGGTTCAGTATTGGTAATAGGAGGTGGGCCAATTGGACTATGTACTCTTTTGGCTTTGCAAGGACATGGCTGTTCAGATATCGTTGTTTCAGAACCAGCAAAAGTAAGAAGAGAATTAGCTGAGCGAATGGGTGCCACTACTTACGATCCTTCTCAACATaatactgaaaaaaatatccaaaatttaagaaaaatgatCCTGGGGGGTGACGGTTTTGATTACGTATTTGATAATTCCGGGACACCTGAAACATTGGAGACCGCCATTGAATGCCTGACCGTAAGGGGAACGGCCGTTAATGTGGCCATGTGGCCCCCACATAAGCGTGTTGAATTCTCTCCTATGGCAGTCacaaaggaagaaaagatatataCAGGATCTATGTGCTACACACagtttgattttgaaggtGTTATTGATGCTTTCGAAAGAGGTTTAATTGACAAGGACATTGCAAGGCACATGATTACTGCCAAGGTGCCCATAGAAGACGGCCTTGAAGACGCCATCTTAAGACTGATCACACACAAGGAACAAACTATCAAGTTGTTATTGACCCCTAATCTTCACGGGGAACTGGACTCCTGA
- the BDH1 gene encoding (R,R)-butanediol dehydrogenase (similar to Saccharomyces cerevisiae BDH1 (YAL060W); ancestral locus Anc_7.3), with protein MRGLAYFKKRDIHFTKDLPEPKINVDDEIIIDVSYCGICGSDLHEYLEGPIFMPKDNETNEISNLSLPLAMGHEMSGIVREVGKNVTKVKKGDKVVVEASSACSDVHRFATGKHYGEEKCPNCARGYDNCCAYAGFTGLGFIGGGFAEQILVGEQHIVRIPDEIPLDVAALVEPLSVTWHAAKVGKFVKGSTALILGSGPIGLAMILVLKALGASKIVVSEVAQVRRKLAEKMKVEVFDPSVHGKNTSNELRLLTENKDGFDFAFDCSGLEVTMNTAIHATKCRGTIVNVAVWGSTMEFNMMDITLQEKTLIGSIGYVVRDFEEVVASIHKRAISIEDCRHLITGKQKIEDGWEHGFMELMNHKEKNIKILLTPNNYHELD; from the coding sequence ATGAGAGGTTTAGCTTACTTCAAAAAGAGAGATATTCATTTTACCAAGGATCTACCAGAGCCCAAAATTAATGTTGATGACGAAATTATCATTGACGTCAGCTACTGTGGGATATGTGGTTCTGATCTACATGAATATTTAGAGGGCCCAATCTTTATGCcaaaagataatgaaacgAACGAGATCTCCAATCTATCATTACCCTTAGCAATGGGTCACGAAATGAGTGGTATAGTGAGGGAAGTGGGTAAGAACGTCACAAAAGTGAAAAAGGGGGACAAGGTTGTAGTAGAAGCCAGCTCTGCTTGTTCTGATGTTCACCGGTTCGCTACTGGAAAGCATTACGGTGAGGAAAAATGTCCTAACTGTGCAAGAGGTTACGATAATTGTTGTGCCTATGCAGGCTTTACTGGCTTGGGTTTTATTGGTGGTGGATTCGCTGAACAAATTCTGGTAGGCGAACAACACATTGTGCGTATACCAGACGAAATACCATTAGATGTAGCGGCTTTAGTAGAACCCCTTTCGGTTACGTGGCATGCAGCTAAAGTTGGAAAATTCGTAAAGGGAAGTACAGCATTAATTCTAGGTTCTGGTCCAATTGGTTTGGCTATGATTCTAGTTTTAAAGGCGCTTGGGGCTAGTAAAATTGTTGTCTCAGAAGTAGCCCAAGTTAGAAGGAAGTTAGCAGAAAAGATGAAGGTCGAAGTTTTTGACCCATCAGTACACGGCAAAAATACATCCAACGAATTACGTCTTCTGACAGAAAATAAAGACGGTTTCGATTTTGCCTTTGATTGTTCCGGTCTAGAAGTTACTATGAATACGGCAATTCATGCGACAAAATGTAGAGGCACTATTGTTAATGTTGCAGTATGGGGTTCTACAATGGAATTCAATATGATGGACATCACATTGCAAGAAAAGACCTTAATTGGTTCTATTGGATATGTTGTCCGCGATTTCGAGGAAGTAGTTGCCAGTATTCACAAGCGTGCAATTTCCATAGAAGATTGCAGACATTTGATTACCGGaaagcaaaaaattgagGATGGATGGGAGCATGGCTTTATGGAACTAATGAATCAtaaggaaaaaaatatcaaaatattattaactCCAAACAACTATCATGAACTTGATTAG
- the ECM1 gene encoding Ecm1p (similar to Saccharomyces cerevisiae ECM1 (YAL059W); ancestral locus Anc_7.4), whose translation MARKITKNSRNARQGLLDVPEPEIRALENLPRAEKTDLTNILIRTAAKNEALLDAKMSKKRSSKNGINKVSKKALEKKIASTVNSMDRERLERALNITNRLDGKVSKSVSRAKFVQTTRKAGWDSINESIKNELALLGGKKLDSKPKGETEDEETELLEELNELPSSSEEGKETASKTPVNLFSLLSADVEE comes from the coding sequence ATGGCTAGAAAGATTACaaagaattcaagaaatgcCAGGCAGGGCCTTCTAGATGTTCCTGAGCCTGAAATCAGAGCGCTTGAAAATTTGCCAAGAGCTGAAAAGACGGACTTGactaatattttaattaGAACAGCAGCTAAGAACGAAGCTCTCTTAGATGCTAAGATGAGCAAGAAAAGATCTAGCAAGAACGGGATAAATAAAGTTTCCAAGAAGGcattagagaaaaaaatcgCTAGTACCGTAAATTCGATGGATAGGGAAAGATTAGAACGTGCTCttaatattacaaatagACTGGATGGCAAGGTTTCTAAATCTGTCTCGCGTGCAAAATTTGTCCAAACTACTAGAAAGGCCGGTTGGGACTCTATCAATGAATCCATTAAGAATGAATTAGCTCTACTCGGTGGCAAGAAATTAGACTCTAAACCAAAGGGCGAGACTGAAGACGAAGAAACTGAATTATTGGAGGAGCTCAATGAATTACCAAGCTCTTCTGAGGAGGGCAAAGAGACTGCCAGTAAAACTCCTGTTAATTTGTTCAGTTTATTATCTGCCGACGTTGAAGAATAG
- the KAFR0I00190 gene encoding leucine-rich repeat domain-containing protein (similar to Saccharomyces cerevisiae NUD1 (YOR373W); ancestral locus Anc_7.7), with protein sequence MKTESFMNRPIQKNGRPINNIYTSSFPTRRGILDIDSTPQKSHGPKEIPSYYQRLNKYSTLTNPPTKKVDIPCFLPNKDDIIDSFEENTVSDFTFNEFNNLNDGKFKHHNEVFISSDDISTRLIRTNSAVSSKKSSQLEIIVRAIVEDPKSATSINLSNKNLTTIQNFNEILPNVFSCNVSFNSLVSIRGLNKNITTLKASNNKLGSHTCHLDLLPHLEDLDLSYNCLGPDLKLLSLSLHLRFVNLSHNNISSLNGLSLSRIPIESLNLSYNKISGFIDFKQILNNVNGCEQNWSRLKNLDLSNNNIVSIKNVSFLKNLHSINLDNNPMKFLQETTHQISQLQALSILGTNFCLNDIFIRQVSELPFTKLTILKLDGFKKISKWTFLPKNLKELTIKNCFINCLPNWKNLPKTLLTLRLEYINDLTELPKDFNLFLPLLKELYLPNNNLRSCYNLIENIPNKSLVKVDLRNNPIAIDYESKFENIDENNVNFTTTNRSVNLRELIELACPKIKTILLTSSD encoded by the coding sequence ATGAAAACAGAATCATTTATGAATAGACCAATCCAGAAGAATGGTAGACcaatcaataatatatacaCTTCCTCATTCCCGACACGGCGTGGGATTCTGGACATAGATTCTACGCCTCAAAAGAGTCATGGTCCAAAGGAAATACCAAGCTATTATCAACGCTTGAATAAATATTCTACATTAACAAATCCACCAACTAAAAAAGTCGATATTCCTTGCTTTCTCCCAaataaagatgatattatcgactcatttgaagaaaatacagTCTCAGATTTTAcatttaatgaattcaacaatttgaatgatgGTAAATTTAAACATCACAATGAGGTGTTCATATCCTCCGATGACATTTCAACAAGGTTGATTCGAACCAATTCTGCCGTATCGTCGAAAAAAAGCTCCCAATTAGAAATAATTGTAAGAGCTATAGTCGAAGACCCAAAATCAGCTACTAGTATAAAtctatcaaataaaaatttgacaacgatacaaaatttcaatgaaatattgCCTAATGTTTTCAGTTGCAATGTAAGCTTTAATAGCTTAGTATCTATAAGAGGATTGAATAAGAATATTACAACCTTGAAGGCATCAAACAATAAACTTGGGTCACATACATGTCATTTGGATTTGTTACCCCATTTAGAAGATCTTGATTTATCCTACAATTGTTTAGGACCAGATTTGAAACTTCTGTCGCTTTCATTACATTTAAGATTTGTCAATTTATCACACAACAATATTAGCAGTTTGAATGGTTTATCCCTTTCAAGAATTCCCATTGAAAGCCTGAATTTATCATATAATAAGATTAGCGGGTTCATCGATTTCAAACAAATCTTAAATAACGTGAACGGCTGTGAGCAGAATTGGTCCCGTCTAAAAAACTTAGATTTgagtaataataacattGTTTCCATTAAAAATGTATCCTTTCTTAAAAATttacattcaataaatttggataataatccaatgaaatttttacaaGAAACAACTCACCAAATTAGTCAGTTACAAGCATTATCGATATTAGGAACAAATTTTTGTCTGAATGACATATTCATAAGGCAGGTCAGCGAATTACCTTTCACGAAATTAACTATCTTAAAATTAGatggtttcaaaaaaatttcaaaatggaCCTTTTTACCCAAAAATCTGAAAGAGTTaacaattaaaaattgttttaTAAATTGTCTAccaaattggaaaaatttgcCAAAGACTCTCTTGACTTTACGATTAgaatatatcaatgattTAACTGAATTACCTAAGGATTTCAACTTATTTTTACcacttttgaaagaattatatCTACCAAACAACAATTTAAGAAGCTGTTACaatcttattgaaaatatcccAAACAAAAGTTTAGTCAAAGTTgatttaagaaataatCCGATTGCCATTGACTATGAGAGTaagtttgaaaatattgatgaaaataacgTAAATTTCACAACTACAAATAGAAGCGTTAATCTAAGAGAACTTATAGAGCTTGCTTGTCCCAAAATTAAAACCATTTTATTAACTAGTAGTGACTAA
- the KAFR0I00200 gene encoding uncharacterized protein (similar to Saccharomyces cerevisiae GPB2 (YAL056W) and GPB1 (YOR371C); ancestral locus Anc_7.9) yields MSYNGIKVNNDKIPKVTSFTSYRNLIDGTATDGIPSSFTWNNYNNDGYVSGNKRLECKILPYCSNYFSIRELSNQENKVLNFKNPMQNFTFPNTSPPLSYSHDQNEFNTFNDQLANANLSKENEYLLKRYYENQKPSTFANLRRNSVLSSSDSSKLQNEKLVAISIVKEFITNPKLPNSMLSQICAIKPDMITTHAASSFFKYEEKLATINVHDWNVFDRQTLWVPSVREDLRYLLLDQIRLKREGDSSKPVNKEDPCDIISSKPIEKTAPLFIDGEKYIPEEYDSYLGSSLISSTFSEFKMPALVYHTAIELNGHIYVLGGLLPSYRYDEEAPNLDDFIVDGINNLPPPLLSSVINNPAMLSNPCLFDIYAFSSRVTKPDISGNLPPPLLCAKASKLTDRYLFFYGGFEVKVETKFDELINKYIIKKRIMVNSNGFVLDTMTFKFTKIDVLVQKGMPSKFTNDYHVKQTDTAFDLTPRFGHLQVSFNKDVDESQSNNGRNSTTVTIIIFGGYRQTTNNRFVAMNDTWKIDIPIISRNKRGYCEFGKTATAAKLIVDEEDQLLPSERAFFGYCLYNNYPCTNFSIYEKQLLDDLKQNFEFNGAYDSDLDFDPETFMNKEDLENIRRIGVNTNEKRGGKNRTDVPKTIIIHGGSNNFDVFGDLWWFDLESLTWNKLDISAKINGTLQPVELKLVGHTMVNIGHVAIFSGGLLEEDIEELYFGRKNTIERDNQISLSLHFLNTIDLHNLRLLEKK; encoded by the coding sequence ATGTCATACAACGGTATCAAGGTCAATAATGATAAGATCCCTAAAGTGACAAGTTTTACAAGCTATCGTAATTTAATCGATGGAACCGCAACCGATGGCATCCCTTCATCATTTACGTGGAATAACTATAACAATGATGGCTACGTTTCTGGAAACAAACGATTGGAATGTAAAATATTACCGTACTGttccaattatttttcaattcgtgaattatcaaatcaagaaaacaaGGTTCTGAATTTCAAGAATCCGATGCAAAATTTTACTTTCCCAAATACCTCTCCACCGCTATCATATTCACATGatcaaaatgaatttaatacATTCAATGATCAACTGGCGAATGCAAATTTaagtaaagaaaatgaatatttgttgAAGAGATATTATGAAAATCAAAAGCCCAGCACCTTTGCCAATTTGAGAAGGAATAGCGTTTTAAGCTCTTCTGATTCATCAAAACTACAGAATGAGAAATTGGTTGCAATTTCGATAGtaaaagaatttataaCAAATCCTAAGTTACCAAATTCCATGCTCTCTCAGATTTGTGCCATTAAACCGGACATGATTACGACACATGCtgcttcttcattttttaagtatgaagaaaaattagctACGATAAATGTGCATGATTGGAATGTTTTTGATAGACAAACACTGTGGGTTCCTTCTGTTCGAGAAGACTTAAGATACCTTTTACTTGATCAAATTAGACTGAAGCGTGAAGGAGATTCAAGTAAGCCTGTTAATAAAGAAGATCCATGTGATATAATATCTTCGAAACCAATAGAAAAAACCGCACCTCTATTTATTGATGGAGAGAAGTATATTCCAGAAGAGTATGATTCCTATCTTGGTTCAAGTTTAATATCTTCCACATTTTCAGAATTTAAAATGCCCGCATTAGTTTATCACACTGCTATCGAATTGAACGGCCATATTTACGTTCTTGGCGGATTGTTACCTTCCTACAGGTATGACGAAGAGGCGCCCAATCTAGATGATTTCATTGTTGACGGGATCAATAATTTACCCCCTCCTCTTTTATCAAGCGTAATTAATAATCCCGCAATGTTGAGTAATCCATGTCTTTTTGACATATATGCTTTCTCTTCACGTGTTACGAAACCTGATATTTCTGGTAATCTTCCACCACCATTGTTATGTGCAAAAGCTAGCAAATTGACTGATCgatatttattcttttacGGTGGTTTCGAAGTCAAAGTTGAAactaaatttgatgaactTATTAACAAATAcataattaaaaaaaggaTTATGGTAAATAGCAATGGATTTGTTCTAGATACAATGACTTttaaatttaccaaaataGATGTCTTAGTACAGAAGGGGATGCCATCCAAATTCACAAATGATTATCATGTAAAACAAACAGATACGGCATTTGATTTGACGCCTAGATTTGGTCACTTGCAAGTTTCCTTCAACAAAGATGTTGATGAATCACAAAGCAATAATGGACGAAATTCTACTACTGTcacaataataatttttggtGGTTACAGACAAACAACTAATAATAGGTTTGTAGCAATGAATGATACGTGGAAAATAGATATTCCAATTatatcaagaaataaaagagGATATTGTGAGTTTGGTAAAACAGCGACAGCAGCAAAATTAAtagttgatgaagaagatcaGCTTTTGCCTTCAGAAAGAGCCTTTTTCGGTTACTGTTTATACAACAATTATCCTTGTACCAATTTCTCGATTTATGAAAAGCAATTATTGgatgatttgaaacaaaattttgaattcaatggtGCTTATGACAGTGATCTTGATTTCGACCCAGAAACATTTATGAATAAAGAAgatcttgaaaatataaGAAGAATTGGTGTCAATACTAACGAGAAACGTGGAGGCAAAAATAGAACGGATGTACCGAAGACAATAATTATTCATGGGGGGTCTAATAACTTTGATGTCTTTGGGGACTTATGGTGGTTTGACCTAGAAAGTCTGACCTGGAACAAGCTAGACATATCTGCAAAAATTAATGGTACTTTACAACCCGTAGAGTTAAAACTAGTGGGTCATACCATGGTTAACATTGGTCATGTGGCCATATTTTCTGGTGGattattagaagaagatattgagGAACTGTACTTTGGAAGGAAAAATACAATTGAAAGGGacaatcaaatttctcTGAGTCTGCATTTTTTAAACACTATTGATTTACATAACCTTCgtcttcttgaaaaaaagtaa
- the ACS1 gene encoding acetate--CoA ligase 1 (similar to Saccharomyces cerevisiae ACS1 (YAL054C); ancestral locus Anc_7.15), with the protein MSPSSTIQEQTIASTTTTDTDLIQEIKLQNKKKNNENEHLTSVHTVKQKPINHRLQVSLKNRYSPHLNGIDDYKKLYKQSIEDPETFYKEKAYQFLNWSKPFDKTFISDNNGLPSLKNNAWFINGQINACYNCVDRHALKNPNKIALIYEPDQDSNNLKTTYTYKDLLEQVSKLAQVLKYSMNVKKNDTVSVYMPMIPQAIITLLAIARIGAIHSVVFAGFSSNSLRDRINDGNSKVVITADESLRGGKIIETKRIVDDALKETPQVEHVLIFKRTNNSNVNYQHPRDLDWSTEMKKYKNYYPCESVDSEHPLFLLYTSGSTGTPKGVQHSTAGYLLNALLSMRYTFDVHQDDVFFTAGDIGWITGHTYVVYGPLSYGCTTLIFEGTPTYPNCSRYWQIIDKHKVTQFYVAPTALRLLKRSGDEYIQNYSLKSLRSLGSVGEPIAAEVWEWYYEKIGKREIPVIDTYWQTESGSHLITPLAGGVTPMKPGSASLPFFGIEPAILDPQTGTRLDSDIRNEHCEGVLAIKRSWPSFARTIWKNHDRFEDTYLNPYPGYYFTGDGAAKDKDGYIWILGRVDDVVNVSGHRLSTAEIEATLIEDSLVAECAVVGFNDDLTGQAVAAFVVLKNRSSWSNASDDELSNIKKHLILTVRKDIGPFAAPKLIVIVDDLPKTRSGKIMRRILRKILAGESDQLGDITTLSNPNVVKHLIDSIKL; encoded by the coding sequence ATGTCACCTTCTTCCACTATTCAAGAACAAACAATTGCTAGCACCACCACTACTGACACTGACCTAATccaagaaataaaattacaaaataagaaaaaaaataatgaaaatgaacatTTAACTTCTGTACATACAGTCAAACAAAAACCAATTAATCATAGATTACaagtttctttgaaaaatcgtTACTCTCCACATTTAAACGGAATTGATGATTATAAAAAACTTTACAAACAGTCAATTGAAGATCCAGAAACTTtctataaagaaaaagcttatcaatttttaaattggTCAAAACCATTTGATAAAACTTTTATTTCGGATAATAATGGTTTGCCttctttaaaaaataatgcATGGTTTATTAATGGACAAATTAATGCTTGTTACAATTGTGTCGATAGACatgcattgaaaaatccaaataaAATTGCACTAATTTATGAACCTGATCaagattcaaataatttaaaaacTACTTACACTTATAAAGACTTATTGGAacaagtttcaaaattggcTCAAGTTCTAAAGTATTCAATGaatgttaaaaaaaatgacacTGTTTCTGTTTATATGCCAATGATTCCACAAGCAATTATTACTTTGTTAGCCATTGCAAGAATTGGAGCCATTCATTCAGTAGTATTTGCAggattttcttcaaattctttaagAGATCGTATAAACGATGGTAATTCGAAAGTAGTTATTACTGCGGATGAATCGTTAAGAGGTggtaaaattattgaaactAAAAGAATTGTTGATGATGCACTTAAAGAGACACCACAAGTTGAACATGTTTTAATCTTTAAACGTactaataattcaaatgtAAATTATCAACATCCAAGAGATTTAGATTGGTCCAcggaaatgaaaaaatataaaaattacTATCCATGTGAGTCTGTCGATTCTGAACatccattatttttattatatactTCTGGTTCAACAGGAACACCAAAAGGTGTTCAACATTCTACTGCAGGTTATCTTTTAAATGCTTTATTATCAATGCGTTACACTTTTGATGTTCATCAAGACGATGTGTTTTTCACTGCAGGTGATATCGGTTGGATTACTGGCCATACATATGTTGTTTATGGTCCATTATCATATGGATGTACCactttgatatttgaaGGGACCCCAACTTATCCAAATTGTTCTCGTTATTGGCAAATCATCGATAAACATAAAGTGACACAATTTTATGTTGCTCCAACTGCTTTaagattattgaaaagatctGGTGATGAATATATCCAAAATTATTCTTTAAAATCATTACGTTCTTTGGGGTCCGTTGGTGAACCAATTGCCGCTGAAGTCTGGGAATGGTActatgaaaaaattggtaaaCGTGAAATTCCAGTAATTGATACTTATTGGCAAACTGAAAGTGGTTCTCATTTGATCACTCCATTAGCTGGTGGCGTTACTCCAATGAAACCTGGATCTGCAtctttaccattttttggTATCGAACCAGCTATTTTGGACCCACAAACTGGTACAAGATTAGATTCAGATATAAGGAATGAACATTGTGAAGGTGTTCTTGCCATTAAACGTTCTTGGCCATCATTTGCAAGGACTATCTGGAAAAATCATGATAGATTTGAAGATACATATCTAAATCCCTATCCTGGTTACTATTTTACGGGTGATGGTGCTGCTAAGGATAAGGATGGATACATTTGGATTCTTGGTCGCGTTGATGATGTTGTCAATGTTTCTGGCCATAGATTATCTACTGCTGAAATTGAAGCTACATTAATAGAAGATTCACTTGTAGCTGAATGTGCCGTTGTAGGTtttaatgatgatttaaCTGGTCAAGCTGTTGCAGCGTTTGttgttttgaaaaatagATCAAGTTGGTCTAATGCTTCAGACGATGAATTAAGTAACATTAAAAAACATCTAATTTTAACTGTTCGTAAAGATATTGGTCCATTTGCTGCGCCTAAATTAATTGTTATTGTTGATGATTTACCAAAGACTAGATCTGGTAAAATTATGAGACGTAtattgagaaaaattttagcAGGTGAATCTGATCAATTAGGTGATATTACCACGTTATCAAATCCAAATGTTGTTAAACATTTGATTGATTCTATCAAATTGTGA